GCCGCTTCCTTTGCAGGTTTGATGTCAAACAATCGGGTGCCGACGGCGTTGCGCACGTCTTCGTCGTGAAAGATGCCGACGATCGCCGTGCCGCGCTGTACCGCTTCGCCGATCATGTCGGTGACGGTTTGGCGATTTTTGGCGTCCAGCGATGCGGTCGGTTCGTCCAACAGCAACACCGGAAAATCAGCGCTAAAACCGCGCGCGATGTTGACGCGTTGTTGCTCGCCACCCGAGAACGTCGCCGGGGCGAGACCCCACAAGCTTTCCGGCACCCGCAGGCGGCTTAGCAGTTCACCTGCACGGGTGCGGGCCTGGCTTTCGTCTTCACCCAGAACCAACAAAGGCTCTGCGACGATATCCAACGCGCTGACGCGGGGGATGGCGCGCAGAAACTGCGACACATAGCCCATGGTGCTTTTTCGCACGGCGAGAATTTTCTGCGGTTCGGCACGGCTCATGTCGACCCAGGTTCCATTGTGGTTGACCCGAATCGACCCTTGATCGACCAAGTAGTTGCCATAAAGCGCCCGCATCAGGGTCGATTTACCCGCGCCGGACGGTCCGTGCAGGACCACGCATTCACCTTTGTACACGGTCAGATCCAGGCCGTGAAAAACAGGGATCTTCTGGCCGCCCTGATTGTGCAGCACAAAGGTCTTGCCGAGCTGCTCGGCCATGATCATAGGCGTATCTGAATTCATCACACCCTCCTTACGGCTGCAAAATGGAAGAGACGAGAAGCTGGGTATAGGCATGCTGGGGATCGTCCAGCACCTGATCGGTCAGGCCCTGTTCGACCACATGGCCGTTCTTCATCACCATCAAGCGATGCGCCAACAGCCGTGCCACGGCGAGATCGTGGGTGACGATGATGGCGCTGAGCCCCAGGCGCGTTACCAGGCCGCGCAGCAAATCCAACAGCCGTGCCTGCACGGATACATCCAACCCGCCGGTCGGTTCGTCCATGAACATCAAGCGTGGGTTGGTGACCAAGTTGCGCGCGATCTGCAAGCGCTGTTGCATGCCACCGGAAAACGTCGTCGGTTGATCGTCGATGCGGCCGGTGTCGATTTCGACCTTTTCCAGCCACTCCGACGCGATCGAGCGGATTTCGCCGTAGTTGCGTGCGCCGATCGCCATCAGCCGTTCGCCGACATTGGCGCCGGCGCTGACGCCCAGACGCAAACCATCACGCGGATTTTGACGCACCAACCCCCAGTCGGTGCGCATCAACAAGCGGCGTTCCGATTCCGACATGTCGAAAATGTTGCGCGGTCCTTCGACACGGGTGTCGTAGACGACCTTGCCGCGGCTGGGTTCGAACTGCGCCGACAGGCAATTCAACAAGGTGGTTTTGCCCGATCCGGACTCGCCGACGATGCCCAGAACTTCGCCCGGCCACAAATCGAACGACACATCCGTGCAACCGATTTTTCCGCCGTAATCCTTACCCAAACTTTGCACGCTGAGCAGTGGTGTTGTTTCGATATCCATTTTCTCTCTCCGGCCTATTCGGCCGCCTGCGGTGTGCCCATGGGGCCGATGTGGCCCTCGGCGCGCCGGTCTTCGCAATAATCGGTGTCGGAACACACGAACATCCGTCCGCCTTCGTCATCCATGACGACCTCGTCCAAGTAACTGTCTTTGGCGCCGCACAGCGCGCAGCAGTCGTCCCATTTCTGGATCTCGAACGGGTGATCGTCGAAATCGAGGCTTTTGACCTTGGTATAGGGCGGAATGGCATAGATACGCTTTTCCCGGCCCGCACCGAACAACTGCAGGGCGGGCATGTTGTCCATCTTGGGATTGTCGAATTTCGGGATCGGCGAGGGCCGCATCAGATAGCGGTCATTGACCACCACCGGGTAATCGTACGACGTGGCGATGCGTCCGAACCGCGCGATGTCTTCGTAAAGCTTCACATGCATGACGCCGTATTCTTCAAGCGCGTGCATCTTGCGCGTTTCGGTTTCACGCGGCTCCAGCCAGCGCAAAGCTTCCGGAATCGGCACCTGATAAACCAGGATTTGACCTTCTGCCAGCGCACGTTCCGGAATGCGGTGACGGGTTTGGATGATGGTCGCGTCTTCGGTGCGCTCGGTCGTCGACACCCCGGTGGTGCGGGCGAAGAAACGGCGGATCGAAACGGCGTTGGTGGTGTCGTCGGCGCCCTGGTCGATCACCTTCAAGGTATCGTCCGCGCCGATCACGCCCGCCGTCACCTGAATGCCGCCGGTGCCCCAGCCATAAGGCAACGGCATCTCGCGCGAGCCGAACGGAACTTGATAGCCCGGTATCGCGACGGCTTTGAGAATCGCACGCCGGATCATGCGCTTGGTCTGTTCGTCCAAGTAGGCGAAGTTGTAGCCTTCGAGGGTTTGCGGTTGCGGTTGGCTCATGGTCATTCCCCCGCCTTCTTGAATTGCATCTGTTGCTGTTCGGCGCGCAGGTTGCGCACCATTTCCAATTCGCCCTGGAAATCGACGTAGTGCGGCAACTTCAAGTGCTGCACGAAGCCCGAAGCCTCGACGTTGTCGGAGTGATACAGGACGAACTCTTCATCCTGCGCCGGGTTGTCGACTTCTTCGCCAAGCTCCGCGCTGCGCAGGGAACGATCGACCAAGGCCATCGCCATGGCCTTGCGTTCCGAATGCCCGAACGCAAGACCATAGCCGCGGGTAAATTGCGGCGGCTCAACCGAGGATCCCTTGAACTGATTGACCTGCTCACACTCGGTCACGGTCATTTCGCCGATCACCACCGGAAAACCCAAGTCCTCGGGTACGATTTCCACCTCGACCTCGCCCATGCGAATTTCGCCGGCAAAGGGGTGGTTGTTGCCGTAACCGCGCTGGCTGGAGTAACCGAGCGCCAGCAAGAAGCCCTCGTCGCCGCGCGCCAGATTTTGCAACCGCACCGCACGGCCCGCGGGAAAGTCCAAAGGCTCGCGGGTCAGGTCCGGTACCGGTGCGTCATCTGCGTCGGGATGTTCCTGTTGGATCAAACCTTCGTGATTAAGAATCGACGTTACCCGCGGCAACGCCGT
This region of Magnetovibrio sp. genomic DNA includes:
- the phnL gene encoding phosphonate C-P lyase system protein PhnL — translated: MNSDTPMIMAEQLGKTFVLHNQGGQKIPVFHGLDLTVYKGECVVLHGPSGAGKSTLMRALYGNYLVDQGSIRVNHNGTWVDMSRAEPQKILAVRKSTMGYVSQFLRAIPRVSALDIVAEPLLVLGEDESQARTRAGELLSRLRVPESLWGLAPATFSGGEQQRVNIARGFSADFPVLLLDEPTASLDAKNRQTVTDMIGEAVQRGTAIVGIFHDEDVRNAVGTRLFDIKPAKEAA
- a CDS encoding alpha-D-ribose 1-methylphosphonate 5-phosphate C-P-lyase PhnJ, translating into MSQPQPQTLEGYNFAYLDEQTKRMIRRAILKAVAIPGYQVPFGSREMPLPYGWGTGGIQVTAGVIGADDTLKVIDQGADDTTNAVSIRRFFARTTGVSTTERTEDATIIQTRHRIPERALAEGQILVYQVPIPEALRWLEPRETETRKMHALEEYGVMHVKLYEDIARFGRIATSYDYPVVVNDRYLMRPSPIPKFDNPKMDNMPALQLFGAGREKRIYAIPPYTKVKSLDFDDHPFEIQKWDDCCALCGAKDSYLDEVVMDDEGGRMFVCSDTDYCEDRRAEGHIGPMGTPQAAE
- a CDS encoding carbon-phosphorus lyase complex subunit PhnI produces the protein MYVAVKGGEKAIENAHALLAEERRGDTGVPELSIAQIKAQMTLAVDRVMTEGSLYDRDLAALAIKQARGDLVEAIFLLRAFRTTLPRFATSEPIDTGAMNVRRRISATFKDLPGGQVLGPTFDYTHRLLDFSLMDDGNETAAPEDMSYEPGTALPRVTSILNHEGLIQQEHPDADDAPVPDLTREPLDFPAGRAVRLQNLARGDEGFLLALGYSSQRGYGNNHPFAGEIRMGEVEVEIVPEDLGFPVVIGEMTVTECEQVNQFKGSSVEPPQFTRGYGLAFGHSERKAMAMALVDRSLRSAELGEEVDNPAQDEEFVLYHSDNVEASGFVQHLKLPHYVDFQGELEMVRNLRAEQQQMQFKKAGE
- the phnK gene encoding phosphonate C-P lyase system protein PhnK, which produces MDIETTPLLSVQSLGKDYGGKIGCTDVSFDLWPGEVLGIVGESGSGKTTLLNCLSAQFEPSRGKVVYDTRVEGPRNIFDMSESERRLLMRTDWGLVRQNPRDGLRLGVSAGANVGERLMAIGARNYGEIRSIASEWLEKVEIDTGRIDDQPTTFSGGMQQRLQIARNLVTNPRLMFMDEPTGGLDVSVQARLLDLLRGLVTRLGLSAIIVTHDLAVARLLAHRLMVMKNGHVVEQGLTDQVLDDPQHAYTQLLVSSILQP